Proteins from a single region of Urocitellus parryii isolate mUroPar1 chromosome 4, mUroPar1.hap1, whole genome shotgun sequence:
- the Clic3 gene encoding chloride intracellular channel protein 3, with amino-acid sequence MAETTKLQLFVKASEDGESVGHCPSCQRLFMVLLLKGVPFTLTTVDTRRALDVLKDFAPGSQLPILLYDGDAKTDTLQIEEFLEETLGPPNFPSLAPRYRESNTAGNDVFHKFSAFIKNPAPGQDDALYQQLLRALARLDSYLRTPLEHEREQEPQLRESRRRFLDGDQLTLADCGLLPKLHIVDTVCAHFRQAPIPAELHGVRRYLDSALQEKEFKYTCPHSTEILAAYRPAVRPR; translated from the exons gccagtGAGGACGGGGAGAGCGTGGGGCACTGCCCTTCCTGCCAGCGGCTCTTCATGGTCCTGCTCCTCAAGGGTGTTCCCTTCACACTCACCACCGTGGACACACGCAG GGCACTGGACGTGCTGAAGGACTTTGCGCCAGGCTCACAGCTGCCCATTCTGCTCTATGATGGGGACGCCAAGACAGACACGCTGCAGATTGAAGAGTTCCTGGAGGAGACACTTGGGCCACCCAA CTTTCCCAGCCTGGCGCCCCGTTACAGGGAGTCCAACACAGCGGGCAACGACGTCTTCCACAAGTTCTCGGCATTCATTAAGAACCCAGCGCCAGGGCAGGATGATG CCCTATACCAGCAGCTGCTGCGTGCACTGGCCAGGCTGGACAGCTACCTGCGCACACCCCTGGAGCATGAGCGGGAGCAGGAGCCACAGCTGCGCGAGTCCCGCCGTCGCTTTCTGGACGGTGACCAGCTCACACTGGCTGACTGCGGCCTGCTGCCCAAGCTGCACATTGTGGAT ACTGTGTGCGCGCACTTCCGCCAGGCACCCATCCCTGCAGAGCTGCATGGCGTCCGCCGCTACTTGGACAGCGCACTGCAGGAGAAGGAGTTCAAGTACACGTGTCCCCACAGCACCGAGATCCTGGCAGCATACCGGCCCGCTGTGCGCCCCCGTTAG